A region from the Arcanobacterium buesumense genome encodes:
- a CDS encoding FadR/GntR family transcriptional regulator, translating into MVKRNSRRHTHPTENWVVNALKELILERGLQSGDLLPPETVLMELLDVSRSSIREAIKVLSTLDIVEVRHGTGTYVSNMSLKPMVQSLIFRAALTPSGGLMALGDVIELRAHLDDAYAPQIVKKLAGKEHPDLHALVDRMEKYADCAEKFREADREFHKLLAKKANNLLLLQLMDAFWDIEDVVIPKLPTDSLENNKDVGIHHRLLLEAAEEGNLRLYRKRLKEHYAPLRARLPHPDYFPDEE; encoded by the coding sequence ATGGTCAAACGAAATTCTCGCAGACACACTCACCCAACAGAAAACTGGGTAGTAAACGCTTTAAAGGAACTCATCCTTGAACGAGGATTACAAAGTGGAGACTTACTGCCACCCGAAACAGTCCTGATGGAACTGTTAGACGTATCCCGATCGTCAATTCGAGAGGCAATAAAAGTCCTTTCCACCCTAGATATCGTTGAAGTGCGACACGGAACCGGGACATATGTGTCTAATATGTCACTAAAACCCATGGTCCAATCGCTTATTTTCCGAGCCGCGCTCACCCCCAGTGGCGGACTCATGGCACTAGGTGACGTCATCGAGCTACGTGCACACCTCGATGACGCATACGCCCCGCAAATCGTCAAAAAACTTGCCGGAAAAGAACACCCGGATCTTCACGCCCTCGTCGACCGAATGGAAAAATACGCTGATTGCGCAGAAAAATTCCGCGAGGCTGATCGAGAGTTCCATAAACTCCTCGCAAAAAAGGCGAACAACCTTTTACTCCTCCAACTCATGGATGCTTTTTGGGACATCGAAGACGTCGTCATCCCGAAACTGCCAACAGATTCCCTAGAAAATAATAAAGATGTCGGGATTCATCATCGTCTGCTTCTGGAAGCTGCCGAAGAAGGCAACCTACGCCTTTATCGCAAAAGGTTAAAAGAACACTACGCGCCACTGCGGGCACGCCTCCCCCACCCAGATTACTTCCCCGACGAAGAATAA
- a CDS encoding ABC transporter substrate-binding protein gives MHKKLFAGLLAGAMSIAGLASCSSDADSTSSLDGELAGDIVFWSSYTQGPRSDYLKSMADRFMEENPKVKIKIENFSWSEFNTKWTTGISTGQVPDLSSALPNQVTEMIDVDALVPLDDVIADIGKDRFYEAALAEGEKDGEHYSIPLYSHAQLMWYRTDLLDKAGLEVPQTWDELAKAADTLSDDETYGLSVPLGTNDMMATRFLNFYVKSAGKDLIAKDGTIDLTNETVYDGIRYWVDRYKKSAPEGSLNFNILDQATLFYQGKTAFDFNSGFHIGGVESTTPELADKIAAAPLPRMNADDPIYGGETTNQPMVVWKNSKHPEVAKAFLKTLYQTDDYIKFLHSVPVGMMPALKDIVDNPDFLNNDHIEKYRSVFDSLNEVIPLGQAIGMEQGPQLQAGIVTSQGIIEQMFHSIILDGESVEKAAKTAEDKLNDLFKKAGAIK, from the coding sequence ATGCATAAAAAACTATTTGCCGGATTATTGGCAGGAGCTATGTCGATTGCTGGGTTGGCCAGCTGTTCAAGCGATGCGGATAGCACTAGTTCGTTGGACGGGGAACTAGCCGGAGACATCGTCTTTTGGTCAAGTTACACACAAGGCCCGCGATCTGATTACCTAAAGTCAATGGCTGATCGGTTCATGGAAGAAAACCCCAAGGTCAAGATCAAGATCGAAAATTTTTCGTGGAGCGAATTTAACACGAAGTGGACAACTGGAATTTCAACCGGGCAAGTTCCTGATCTTTCTAGCGCATTGCCTAACCAGGTAACGGAAATGATCGATGTTGATGCGCTGGTACCGCTAGACGATGTTATTGCCGATATCGGAAAAGATCGATTCTATGAGGCAGCACTCGCCGAAGGTGAAAAAGACGGAGAGCACTATTCCATCCCGCTGTACTCCCATGCACAACTCATGTGGTACCGGACAGACCTCCTTGACAAGGCAGGTCTAGAAGTTCCACAAACATGGGATGAGCTCGCCAAGGCGGCTGATACGCTCAGCGATGATGAGACATATGGTTTGTCGGTACCTCTTGGGACAAATGACATGATGGCTACTCGATTCCTTAACTTTTATGTCAAATCAGCCGGGAAAGACCTTATTGCCAAAGATGGAACTATCGATTTAACAAATGAGACAGTTTATGACGGCATCCGTTATTGGGTGGATCGATATAAGAAATCGGCACCAGAAGGCTCGCTAAACTTCAACATCCTTGACCAGGCAACACTTTTCTACCAAGGAAAAACAGCATTTGATTTCAATTCGGGATTCCATATTGGTGGGGTAGAAAGTACAACTCCGGAACTTGCAGACAAGATTGCTGCTGCGCCATTGCCACGGATGAATGCTGATGATCCAATTTATGGCGGGGAAACTACTAACCAGCCAATGGTGGTGTGGAAGAATTCGAAGCATCCAGAAGTTGCTAAAGCCTTCCTGAAAACTCTCTACCAGACCGATGACTACATTAAGTTTTTACATTCGGTTCCTGTTGGCATGATGCCAGCTTTGAAAGACATTGTGGATAACCCTGACTTCTTAAACAACGATCACATTGAAAAATACCGGAGTGTATTCGATAGCCTCAACGAAGTTATCCCACTTGGACAAGCAATCGGCATGGAGCAAGGTCCACAGTTGCAGGCTGGAATTGTTACTAGCCAGGGCATCATTGAACAGATGTTCCATTCGATCATTCTTGATGGCGAATCAGTAGAAAAAGCAGCGAAGACTGCTGAAGACAAGCTCAACGATCTATTTAAAAAAGCTGGCGCTATTAAGTAA
- a CDS encoding carbohydrate ABC transporter permease, with amino-acid sequence MNTPPASTGTVRRPGIWQKCTNLNWTGVLFVAPSVILVVALLFYPLGSAVFYSLTNKNLIKANYDFVGLANFSELLQDPTYWRAFAISIKWTALSLIGQLGLGFLLAMALDRIRHLSGLFRTLLIVPWAFPAIIIGFGWKWILNDVYGFVPNALRDIGLTDGLVALLADPDAVFWVVLGINIWFGTPLFMVNILSALKTVPADQLEAAVVDGASAFQRFRYVTLQHIRAVIGLLVVLRTIWVFNNFDLLFLITGGGPGDLTTTLPIYAYRTGWGLKQLGMASAVTITLLVFLIVVAVILFRFINRWEREDR; translated from the coding sequence ATGAACACGCCTCCAGCAAGTACTGGTACTGTTCGTCGGCCGGGTATATGGCAAAAATGCACTAACCTGAATTGGACCGGAGTATTGTTTGTTGCTCCGTCAGTTATTTTAGTAGTCGCACTCTTGTTTTATCCGCTAGGTTCAGCAGTATTCTACTCGTTAACAAATAAGAATCTCATTAAAGCTAATTACGATTTTGTAGGATTAGCCAATTTTTCTGAGTTGCTCCAAGATCCGACGTACTGGCGAGCTTTTGCCATATCAATAAAGTGGACAGCATTGTCGCTGATCGGGCAACTTGGCTTGGGATTTCTTCTAGCTATGGCACTTGATCGTATTCGTCATTTATCGGGCCTATTCCGAACACTCTTGATAGTTCCGTGGGCATTCCCAGCAATTATCATCGGTTTTGGGTGGAAGTGGATTCTAAACGATGTCTACGGATTTGTGCCTAATGCCTTGCGCGATATCGGACTAACGGATGGGTTAGTGGCTTTATTAGCCGATCCAGACGCTGTATTTTGGGTAGTTTTAGGGATCAATATATGGTTTGGTACTCCACTATTTATGGTCAATATCCTGTCTGCCTTAAAAACAGTACCAGCAGATCAGTTGGAGGCTGCAGTAGTTGACGGCGCCAGTGCTTTCCAGCGTTTTCGTTATGTGACATTGCAACATATTCGAGCTGTGATCGGATTACTTGTCGTTCTCAGAACGATCTGGGTTTTCAACAATTTTGATCTGTTATTCCTTATTACAGGTGGTGGCCCAGGTGATTTAACGACGACGCTACCAATATATGCATACCGAACCGGATGGGGATTAAAGCAGTTGGGAATGGCTTCGGCAGTCACCATTACACTTTTGGTATTTCTCATTGTGGTGGCAGTAATTCTCTTTAGATTCATCAATCGGTGGGAAAGGGAAGATCGATAA
- a CDS encoding carbohydrate ABC transporter permease, protein MKALARRRFVTGIAYLFLIVVSLIFIFPLLWIIISSFKTGADLASSPTSFIPETFTLENYVHALWDLGFVVNLKNSLIVSTVTTIITVIVSCLGAYGIVRFFPKVGRRITKVLITTYMFPPVLLAVPYSMVLAKIGLVNTFTGLVLVYLSFSIPYALWMLVGFYQTVPREIEEAAAVDGAGRFHIFIRISTPIVLPGIVATTIYTFINAFNEFLYALLFMGSSEKMPVAVGLYSLTGTEVLDWGALMAASTCVVVPSVVVFMFIQKYIAAGLSEGSVK, encoded by the coding sequence ATGAAAGCCTTAGCTAGACGCCGTTTTGTTACCGGTATCGCTTATCTTTTCTTGATCGTGGTAAGTTTGATTTTTATTTTTCCACTGCTATGGATCATTATTTCGAGTTTTAAAACAGGAGCTGATTTAGCTTCAAGCCCGACGTCGTTCATACCGGAAACATTTACCTTAGAGAATTATGTTCATGCGTTATGGGATTTAGGGTTCGTCGTTAATCTCAAAAACAGTCTCATCGTTTCTACGGTCACCACTATTATCACTGTTATTGTCTCTTGTTTAGGGGCATACGGGATTGTTCGGTTCTTTCCGAAAGTCGGTCGTAGGATCACGAAAGTTTTGATCACAACGTATATGTTCCCACCTGTTCTTTTGGCTGTGCCGTATTCGATGGTGCTAGCAAAAATTGGGTTGGTTAATACGTTTACAGGTTTGGTGCTTGTTTACCTATCATTTTCAATTCCTTACGCGTTGTGGATGCTGGTTGGGTTTTATCAAACAGTACCAAGAGAAATAGAAGAAGCTGCAGCCGTGGATGGTGCTGGACGGTTCCATATCTTTATCCGGATTTCAACCCCCATCGTGCTTCCTGGGATTGTAGCGACGACGATTTACACGTTCATCAACGCATTCAACGAGTTCTTGTATGCGCTGTTGTTCATGGGATCTTCCGAAAAAATGCCGGTTGCTGTTGGCTTGTACTCATTAACAGGTACGGAAGTTCTTGATTGGGGAGCGCTCATGGCAGCGTCCACCTGCGTGGTGGTGCCATCTGTTGTTGTCTTTATGTTTATCCAAAAGTACATTGCCGCAGGTTTGAGTGAAGGCTCAGTGAAGTAA
- a CDS encoding Gfo/Idh/MocA family protein produces the protein MTINYGVIGSGYFGAAQARVLNQIPGANVMGIYDPHNAEGPAKEVGAKVYEKMDDLINDDQIEAIIVASPNGEHAKPVILAAQAGKAVFCEKPIALSYADCKMMVDTAKKNNVFFMAGHVMNFMNGVRLAKRLINEGKIGKVLYIHTARNGWEDKQPEISWKKIRELSGGHLYHHIHELDFVQSILGPASRVNMISGDVAHQGEDFGDEDDMLFIQLEFDSGAFATLEYGSAFRWPEHYALIQGEQGAIKIDMQHTGVMVITPEGEEKYLLHRSEEEDQERTAIYSNSSTDGAVQYGNPDKKPPLWLNGIIEEEMKYFHSLMEGSPVLDEFAKLSDGTAAMEAIATADACTLSEREGRRVEIAEIMNQ, from the coding sequence GTGACTATCAATTACGGGGTTATTGGTTCTGGATATTTTGGGGCAGCGCAAGCTCGTGTTCTCAATCAGATTCCAGGAGCGAATGTTATGGGAATCTACGATCCGCATAACGCTGAAGGTCCAGCTAAGGAAGTTGGCGCAAAAGTCTACGAAAAAATGGATGATTTGATCAACGATGATCAAATTGAGGCAATTATTGTGGCTTCGCCAAATGGTGAGCACGCTAAACCTGTTATTCTTGCAGCTCAAGCTGGGAAAGCAGTTTTTTGCGAAAAGCCGATCGCATTAAGCTATGCCGATTGTAAGATGATGGTTGATACAGCCAAGAAGAATAACGTCTTTTTTATGGCTGGACACGTGATGAATTTTATGAACGGTGTACGTCTAGCCAAGCGTCTTATTAACGAAGGTAAGATCGGAAAGGTCCTCTATATTCATACTGCTCGAAATGGATGGGAGGATAAGCAACCTGAAATTTCATGGAAGAAGATTCGGGAGCTATCTGGCGGGCATCTTTATCACCATATTCATGAGCTTGACTTCGTGCAATCCATTCTTGGACCAGCTTCGCGAGTAAATATGATAAGTGGCGATGTTGCGCATCAAGGCGAAGATTTTGGCGACGAGGATGACATGCTGTTTATCCAGTTAGAATTTGATAGTGGCGCGTTTGCGACCTTGGAATATGGTTCAGCTTTCCGCTGGCCAGAACACTATGCGCTTATTCAAGGAGAACAGGGCGCTATCAAGATTGATATGCAACATACTGGAGTCATGGTCATTACACCTGAGGGCGAAGAAAAGTACCTGCTTCACCGCAGTGAAGAAGAAGATCAAGAACGGACCGCGATCTACTCTAATTCTTCAACTGACGGCGCAGTTCAGTATGGCAATCCGGACAAAAAGCCACCTTTGTGGTTAAACGGAATCATCGAAGAAGAGATGAAGTACTTCCATAGTTTGATGGAAGGCAGTCCTGTTCTTGACGAATTTGCCAAGCTTTCTGATGGAACTGCTGCGATGGAAGCTATAGCTACCGCAGATGCCTGTACGCTTTCAGAGCGCGAGGGCCGACGCGTCGAAATAGCCGAAATAATGAATCAGTAA
- the rsgA gene encoding ribosome small subunit-dependent GTPase A, producing the protein MSRRDIGTDDYRVKVRPGKPSRPRTKIRPDYSVAPRGRVYRVDRGRYHVRMIDDGTNVVAVKARELGRRGIVVGDVCAMVGDLSGRKDTLARIADVDERQTVLRRVGEEGEAAGNERIIVANANQLVIVAALAQPEPRTGMIDRCVVAAYDAGMDVILVLTKSDLAPADTLRAIYEPMGLDIVVTSVVGDDDASATDSVDDGLAHLREKLTGRVSVLVGHSGVGKSTLINALIPQATRETGHVNEVTGRGRHTSTSAMAFDYLGDGTVIDTPGVRTFGLAHVTPDGLLRGFPDLEEIAANCPRGCTHEEGVIECCLDDPEFVEPSSLLATRVDSFRRLLASRGKPEW; encoded by the coding sequence GTGAGTAGACGCGATATTGGCACTGATGATTATCGGGTAAAGGTACGTCCGGGCAAGCCGTCACGGCCACGTACGAAAATTCGCCCCGATTATTCAGTGGCTCCGCGGGGACGGGTTTATCGTGTTGATCGCGGACGTTACCATGTGCGGATGATCGACGACGGCACGAATGTTGTGGCGGTAAAAGCGCGTGAACTAGGACGGCGTGGAATCGTCGTCGGCGATGTGTGCGCAATGGTTGGCGATCTGTCAGGTCGCAAAGATACCCTGGCGCGAATCGCAGACGTTGACGAACGCCAAACCGTGCTACGCCGGGTCGGTGAGGAAGGCGAAGCAGCCGGAAACGAACGCATTATTGTCGCCAATGCGAATCAGTTAGTGATCGTGGCTGCGTTGGCGCAACCCGAACCGCGGACCGGGATGATTGATCGGTGTGTGGTTGCTGCTTACGACGCCGGTATGGACGTTATTTTGGTCTTGACTAAGTCCGATTTGGCGCCGGCGGACACGTTGCGTGCAATCTATGAACCGATGGGCTTAGATATCGTGGTCACTAGCGTAGTTGGGGACGACGATGCTTCAGCCACCGATAGCGTTGATGATGGCTTGGCCCATTTGCGGGAAAAACTCACTGGCCGCGTTTCAGTTCTTGTGGGCCATTCTGGGGTTGGAAAATCGACGCTGATTAATGCGCTTATTCCACAAGCCACCAGAGAAACTGGACATGTTAATGAGGTGACTGGCCGGGGTCGGCACACCTCGACGTCGGCAATGGCATTCGACTATCTCGGTGATGGAACTGTTATCGATACACCGGGCGTTCGTACTTTTGGGTTAGCGCACGTTACCCCTGACGGTTTGTTGCGCGGATTCCCTGATTTAGAAGAGATTGCCGCCAACTGTCCACGCGGATGCACTCACGAAGAAGGCGTCATCGAATGTTGTTTAGACGATCCGGAATTCGTTGAACCTAGTTCATTATTGGCAACGCGCGTAGATTCCTTTAGGCGTCTCTTAGCGTCCCGTGGGAAACCTGAGTGGTGA
- the aroA gene encoding 3-phosphoshikimate 1-carboxyvinyltransferase, whose translation MTSTLGNPTLWQAPTLPPYARLTSTIRLPGSKSLTARWMILAALARRTTRLVGALDSADTRTMAHALEQLGARVYWNLDACVIKPFPRTSTGKIIIRGGVRIHAGQAGTVMRFILPLAAMARGPVEIDCADNARHRPIDGLVTALRDLGVHITSTQPQSANGPLAFPFVVHGKGHLAGGTVAVDAQASSQYISALLLAGALMENGLTVHLKHHLLPSTPHVNMSVEVLAECGISVVVGDHSWHVEPVPHADLILPQTLTIEPDLSNAGPFLVAAMVSGGDVTIDNWPTQSNQPGMAYLDLLHQAGATFTERTAGKLTCRGPATIAPLSADMHDVGELVPSIAALCAYADGQSHLTNIGHLRGHETDRLHAITQTLAHVGIPAVATTDALIIQGNPRALHAGDLDSYADHRMATCGAILGLRVPGIRVANMEATAKTFPQFVSMWETMVMNG comes from the coding sequence ATGACCTCAACACTCGGCAACCCAACGTTGTGGCAAGCCCCCACGTTACCGCCTTACGCCCGCCTCACCAGCACCATTCGATTGCCCGGTTCTAAATCTTTGACTGCCCGCTGGATGATTCTGGCAGCACTCGCACGGCGCACAACCCGTCTTGTTGGCGCCTTAGATTCAGCCGATACTCGAACAATGGCACATGCCCTTGAGCAACTCGGCGCGCGGGTATATTGGAACCTCGACGCCTGCGTTATCAAGCCTTTTCCTCGGACGAGCACCGGGAAAATCATAATCCGAGGCGGAGTGCGCATACATGCCGGCCAAGCCGGAACAGTTATGCGTTTTATTTTGCCGTTAGCGGCTATGGCTCGTGGCCCAGTTGAGATTGACTGTGCAGACAACGCCCGCCACCGGCCCATAGACGGCCTGGTTACAGCACTACGTGACCTCGGAGTACACATCACTTCCACTCAGCCCCAGTCAGCCAACGGTCCTCTTGCCTTTCCATTTGTTGTTCACGGAAAAGGCCACCTAGCCGGTGGTACGGTAGCGGTCGATGCCCAGGCTTCCTCGCAATACATCTCCGCACTGTTACTAGCCGGAGCGCTGATGGAAAATGGGCTCACCGTCCATCTCAAACATCATTTGCTGCCCTCCACTCCCCATGTGAACATGAGCGTTGAGGTGTTAGCCGAATGCGGAATCTCCGTCGTCGTCGGCGATCATTCGTGGCACGTCGAACCGGTTCCGCATGCAGATCTCATACTCCCCCAAACCCTCACCATCGAACCCGACCTGTCCAACGCCGGTCCGTTCCTGGTAGCTGCGATGGTCAGTGGCGGAGACGTCACAATCGACAACTGGCCCACTCAATCGAATCAACCGGGAATGGCCTACCTGGATCTATTGCATCAAGCCGGCGCAACATTCACCGAACGCACCGCAGGCAAACTCACCTGCCGCGGCCCTGCCACCATTGCTCCATTATCAGCTGATATGCACGACGTCGGAGAACTTGTCCCAAGCATTGCCGCACTATGTGCCTACGCAGACGGCCAAAGCCACCTGACCAATATTGGCCACCTACGCGGGCATGAAACAGATCGATTACACGCCATCACACAAACTCTAGCGCATGTGGGCATACCTGCGGTTGCAACAACCGATGCCCTCATTATTCAAGGAAATCCGCGAGCGCTCCACGCCGGCGACCTCGATTCTTACGCCGATCACCGAATGGCAACATGTGGCGCCATCCTCGGATTACGCGTTCCCGGTATTCGAGTTGCTAATATGGAAGCTACGGCAAAAACATTCCCACAGTTTGTCAGCATGTGGGAAACAATGGTCATGAATGGATGA
- a CDS encoding DoxX family membrane protein — MAIVNKLARPLLAAPFIVTGLDALTKPQGHREPARKLWGLAQKFGIDRKLGMSEPTDATLDLLTRASGAVVTGAGVQLARSRAPRSAALLLGLTQIPLALANNPVWEKKSYAERKKDVSGLLAAAGLIGGALIASTDRSGKPSMGWRAARLSERAVDNASQRFDQLSSGR, encoded by the coding sequence ATGGCTATCGTAAATAAACTCGCTCGTCCGTTACTCGCTGCCCCATTTATTGTTACTGGTCTTGATGCTTTGACTAAACCTCAAGGACATCGAGAGCCGGCCCGCAAACTTTGGGGACTGGCACAAAAATTTGGTATCGATCGTAAGCTCGGCATGTCCGAACCGACCGATGCTACGTTAGATCTCCTCACACGTGCCTCAGGAGCTGTTGTTACGGGAGCAGGCGTCCAGCTGGCGCGTTCGCGCGCGCCACGCTCAGCAGCGCTACTATTAGGGCTCACTCAAATCCCGCTCGCATTAGCAAATAATCCAGTGTGGGAAAAGAAATCTTATGCGGAACGCAAGAAGGATGTTTCTGGACTCCTTGCTGCCGCCGGACTCATTGGCGGTGCCTTAATCGCATCGACTGACCGTTCTGGTAAGCCCTCAATGGGTTGGCGTGCCGCACGGTTAAGTGAACGCGCGGTGGACAACGCCTCGCAACGTTTCGATCAGCTTTCTTCGGGACGCTAA
- a CDS encoding FadR/GntR family transcriptional regulator: MLSDKSLQAILRKYSTPSATDNKLIGTVMRSTATMDAIKGYILNHRLKPGDQLPTEAELCADLGVSRSSVREALRQLAALDIVTVHQGRGSFVGDMSLEPLVQTLILRNAIDQNSGKASLRQVVATRKVLDLGIADDVVTHFTGTHNPELHTLVDTMVERATNGQTYLDEDIAFHEALIEFAGDSLIAQLMSAMWLVHQAFIPGLGAPPTDELTATAHAHRAMLEAAENGDLEAYKNAVDAHYGPLAKIIDL; the protein is encoded by the coding sequence ATGTTGTCAGACAAATCATTGCAAGCGATTCTGAGGAAATACAGCACTCCCTCAGCAACCGATAATAAGCTGATCGGCACTGTCATGCGCTCAACAGCCACGATGGACGCGATTAAAGGTTATATTCTCAACCATCGTCTCAAGCCTGGCGATCAGTTACCTACTGAAGCTGAACTATGTGCTGACCTCGGGGTGTCGCGTTCATCGGTGCGCGAAGCTCTGCGTCAACTTGCGGCTCTTGATATCGTGACTGTTCATCAAGGGCGTGGCTCTTTTGTTGGAGACATGTCACTCGAACCGCTGGTCCAGACCCTCATTTTACGTAACGCGATTGACCAAAATTCTGGCAAAGCAAGTTTGCGTCAGGTTGTGGCCACCCGAAAAGTTCTTGATTTAGGTATTGCCGACGACGTCGTCACACATTTCACCGGAACACATAATCCAGAACTCCACACTTTGGTAGACACCATGGTTGAGCGAGCTACCAATGGACAAACATATCTTGATGAAGATATTGCTTTCCACGAAGCTCTCATCGAATTTGCTGGAGATTCACTTATCGCCCAGTTGATGAGCGCCATGTGGCTCGTTCATCAAGCGTTCATCCCCGGTTTAGGTGCTCCGCCAACTGATGAACTAACGGCAACTGCGCACGCCCACCGCGCTATGCTCGAAGCAGCCGAGAATGGCGATTTAGAGGCTTACAAGAACGCGGTTGATGCACATTACGGTCCGCTTGCCAAAATCATCGACCTATAA
- a CDS encoding ROK family protein: MVLLSLDIGGTKIGWAIVTGKTGNLAICSRGEIPTQAFDGGARVAQRICQLASDLVARVDIDGVAVASAGVVDPNTGAIVSATGTMPGWGGTALGDLLREATHKPVWAINDVHAHGLGEALLGAGRDFRSVLACAVGTGIGGAHIVNGQIVFGDHNLAGHFGHIHHYYAAGQPCSCGREGHIEAICSGSGITSWFNSRAKGETVRNGRELQDLAEQGHELATTTFAQSAYALGEVLGSLANAIDPSVVVLSGSMTRSGQTWWEEVRRGYRANAMDFVAGLELRNGELGSDAPLYGAALYYYSRENN, encoded by the coding sequence GTGGTTCTTCTTTCGTTAGATATCGGCGGCACAAAAATTGGATGGGCGATTGTGACCGGCAAAACCGGCAATCTTGCTATCTGCTCACGCGGAGAAATCCCTACCCAGGCTTTCGACGGCGGGGCGCGCGTAGCTCAGCGAATCTGCCAGTTAGCCAGCGATCTTGTTGCCCGTGTTGATATTGACGGCGTTGCCGTGGCATCCGCTGGCGTCGTCGATCCGAATACTGGTGCTATCGTTTCCGCCACCGGAACCATGCCCGGCTGGGGTGGAACTGCGCTCGGCGATCTATTACGTGAAGCAACACACAAGCCAGTGTGGGCAATTAATGACGTACACGCACACGGACTTGGCGAAGCGCTCCTTGGTGCCGGTCGGGATTTCCGTTCAGTTTTAGCATGTGCGGTTGGAACTGGAATTGGTGGCGCGCATATAGTCAATGGTCAGATTGTTTTTGGGGACCATAATTTAGCCGGCCATTTCGGTCATATACACCATTATTATGCGGCCGGCCAGCCATGTTCATGTGGTCGTGAAGGACATATTGAAGCTATTTGTTCCGGGTCTGGTATAACCAGCTGGTTCAACTCGCGTGCCAAAGGTGAGACCGTTCGTAACGGGCGCGAACTCCAAGACCTCGCCGAACAAGGACATGAATTAGCTACCACGACATTCGCACAATCAGCATACGCACTCGGAGAAGTGCTGGGTTCGCTGGCCAACGCGATTGACCCTTCCGTCGTCGTTCTTTCTGGGTCAATGACTCGTTCTGGACAAACATGGTGGGAAGAAGTACGTCGTGGATATCGCGCCAATGCCATGGATTTCGTTGCCGGCCTTGAGCTACGCAACGGGGAATTAGGATCAGACGCCCCATTATACGGCGCCGCCCTCTATTACTATTCAAGGGAGAATAATTGA
- a CDS encoding N-acetylmannosamine-6-phosphate 2-epimerase: MNQLIESLRGTVIVSAQAYPGEPLRHPETMAQMARAAELGGASAIRCQGLADISAIKGRVHVPVIGLWKEGDEGVYITPTLRHARACSMAGADIVAIDATGRPRPDGLTYAQTIAELKKDGILTMADCGSFEDAQRAVDAGTDIISTTLAGYTGDREKTDGPDFELLSQMVEAFPDMPVICEGRIHTPEQARQVLEAGAFAAVVGTAITHPTSITSWFVNVAK, translated from the coding sequence ATGAATCAACTCATCGAATCATTGCGAGGCACAGTAATCGTCTCTGCCCAAGCATACCCGGGTGAGCCACTGCGTCATCCAGAAACTATGGCGCAAATGGCACGGGCAGCGGAACTTGGTGGGGCCTCTGCTATCCGCTGTCAAGGACTAGCTGACATTTCGGCAATTAAAGGACGAGTACATGTCCCCGTTATTGGATTGTGGAAAGAGGGTGACGAAGGCGTCTACATCACCCCGACGCTTCGCCACGCGCGTGCTTGCTCGATGGCTGGCGCAGATATCGTTGCTATCGATGCAACTGGCCGGCCTCGGCCAGACGGTTTAACATACGCGCAAACCATTGCCGAGCTAAAAAAAGACGGCATTCTTACGATGGCAGACTGTGGCTCATTTGAGGATGCCCAACGTGCCGTCGATGCTGGCACAGACATTATCTCCACCACTCTCGCGGGATACACCGGTGATCGGGAGAAAACTGACGGACCAGATTTTGAGCTCCTCTCCCAGATGGTTGAAGCGTTCCCAGATATGCCAGTCATTTGCGAGGGACGTATCCATACTCCAGAACAAGCGCGTCAGGTCCTCGAAGCAGGTGCGTTTGCCGCCGTCGTCGGAACAGCAATCACGCACCCAACCTCGATCACATCATGGTTCGTTAACGTAGCTAAATAA